The following are encoded in a window of Arthrobacter antioxidans genomic DNA:
- the pgsA gene encoding CDP-diacylglycerol--glycerol-3-phosphate 3-phosphatidyltransferase, whose product MTSSPSPAVPVLNIANVLTVVRILMVPFFVWFLLLDDGRDGLFRWLAVLVFAVAIYTDKLDGDLARSRGLITDFGKIADPIADKLLIGSALVMLSVLGELWWWVTIVILVREIGITLLRFAVIRYGVMPASRGGKLKTVVQTVAILLFLIPLQSIAGDWAWWPAAAVMAAAVVITVVTGVDYVVQAIRLRAAARS is encoded by the coding sequence GTGACTAGCTCCCCGAGCCCGGCCGTGCCGGTCCTGAACATCGCGAACGTCCTCACGGTCGTCCGCATCCTCATGGTGCCGTTCTTCGTCTGGTTCCTCCTGCTCGACGACGGCCGCGACGGGCTGTTCCGCTGGCTCGCCGTCCTGGTCTTCGCGGTGGCGATCTACACCGACAAGCTCGACGGCGACCTCGCCCGCAGCCGGGGCCTCATCACGGACTTCGGCAAGATCGCCGACCCGATCGCCGACAAGCTGCTCATCGGCTCGGCCCTCGTGATGCTGTCCGTCCTGGGCGAACTCTGGTGGTGGGTCACCATCGTCATCCTGGTCCGCGAGATCGGGATCACGCTCCTGCGGTTCGCGGTGATCCGGTACGGGGTCATGCCGGCCTCGCGCGGGGGCAAGCTGAAGACCGTCGTCCAGACCGTCGCCATCCTGCTGTTCCTCATCCCGCTGCAGTCCATCGCCGGCGACTGGGCCTGGTGGCCCGCCGCCGCGGTCATGGCGGCCGCCGTCGTGATCACGGTGGTGACCGGCGTCGACTACGTGGTCCAGGCCATCCGGCTCCGGGCCGCCGCCCGCTCGTGA
- a CDS encoding CinA family protein, producing the protein MTGTGPAADVVDQATRRGLTVATAESLTAGMVAASLADVPGASAVLQGGVIAYQNSVKQNLLDVDAGLLSSAGAVDPRVAAAMADGARAAFSADIGVATTGVAGPSAHDGKPVGTVFTAISTPSGTATFEHHFVGDRDAIRSASRDAVLVELLEALIGGTNNRRG; encoded by the coding sequence GTGACCGGCACGGGACCGGCCGCCGACGTCGTCGACCAGGCCACGCGCCGCGGCCTCACGGTGGCCACGGCCGAGTCCCTGACGGCCGGCATGGTCGCCGCCTCGCTCGCCGACGTCCCGGGTGCCTCCGCGGTGCTGCAGGGCGGGGTAATCGCCTATCAGAACTCTGTCAAGCAGAACCTTCTGGACGTCGACGCCGGACTTCTTTCGAGCGCGGGGGCCGTCGACCCGCGCGTCGCAGCGGCGATGGCCGACGGCGCGAGGGCCGCGTTCTCCGCGGACATCGGGGTCGCCACGACCGGCGTCGCGGGACCCTCGGCGCACGACGGGAAGCCCGTGGGGACCGTGTTCACGGCGATCTCCACCCCGTCGGGCACGGCGACGTTCGAGCATCACTTCGTCGGAGACCGCGACGCGATCAGGTCCGCTTCCCGTGACGCGGTGCTCGTCGAGCTCCTCGAGGCCCTGATCGGGGGAACAAACAATCGCCGGGGGTAG
- a CDS encoding helix-turn-helix domain-containing protein has protein sequence MVKQPVSVNGVVRWRDVGLADDAQRRPKERKLVVLRHEIGDVLRDVRQRQGRTLREVSHSARVSLGYLSEVERGQKEASSELLSSICSALEVPLSSMLREVSDRLAEAEGVSIPDTIPQEFSREFGDDLTDELNDDFRRGLAATNR, from the coding sequence ATGGTAAAGCAGCCCGTATCCGTAAACGGCGTGGTCCGTTGGCGTGATGTGGGGTTGGCGGATGATGCACAACGCAGGCCCAAGGAGCGCAAACTGGTGGTTCTCCGCCATGAGATCGGCGACGTCCTGCGCGACGTCCGCCAGCGCCAAGGCCGCACCCTGCGCGAGGTGTCGCACAGTGCGAGGGTCTCCCTCGGATACCTCAGCGAGGTCGAGCGTGGACAGAAGGAAGCATCGTCCGAACTCCTCTCATCAATCTGCAGTGCACTCGAGGTGCCGCTCTCCTCGATGCTGCGGGAAGTCAGCGACCGCCTGGCAGAAGCAGAAGGCGTGTCCATCCCGGACACCATCCCCCAGGAGTTCTCCCGCGAGTTCGGGGACGACCTCACGGACGAACTGAACGACGACTTCCGTCGGGGACTGGCGGCCACGAACCGCTAG
- a CDS encoding MarR family winged helix-turn-helix transcriptional regulator — protein MNAKPSITDPGAGRTGYPGEDADTDAAIEALEQQLSMLWRRARSNSYKVARRVHPDMEPAAYGLLVILQREGSMRLTDIAASVGVGKPSVSRQIAMLEQLGLVRKEADPLDGRAQSISLTDAGTRQLVAAQTARKQAFHQLMEDWDVEDLTRLGTLIAQLNNTYTRDNW, from the coding sequence ATGAACGCGAAGCCGAGCATCACCGACCCCGGCGCAGGCCGTACGGGCTACCCCGGGGAGGATGCCGACACCGACGCGGCGATCGAAGCCCTGGAGCAGCAGCTGAGCATGCTGTGGCGGCGCGCCCGCTCGAACTCCTACAAGGTGGCGCGTCGGGTGCACCCCGACATGGAACCGGCGGCGTACGGACTCCTCGTGATCCTGCAGCGCGAGGGCTCCATGCGTCTCACCGACATCGCTGCGAGCGTGGGAGTGGGCAAGCCCTCCGTCAGTCGGCAGATCGCGATGCTGGAGCAGCTGGGCCTGGTCAGGAAGGAAGCGGATCCGCTCGACGGCCGGGCGCAGTCGATCTCGCTGACGGACGCCGGCACGCGGCAGCTCGTGGCGGCGCAGACGGCCCGCAAGCAGGCCTTCCACCAGCTCATGGAGGACTGGGACGTGGAGGACCTCACGCGGCTGGGCACGCTCATCGCCCAGTTGAACAACACCTACACCCGGGACAACTGGTAG
- a CDS encoding DUF3046 domain-containing protein, translated as MRLSDFWRLMDDEFGERYSRTLARDLVVDQLGDRTASEALGAGADPKTVWEAVCRAQDVPRSRWLGRDVRPR; from the coding sequence ATGCGGTTGAGCGACTTCTGGCGGTTGATGGACGACGAGTTCGGGGAGCGGTACTCGCGGACCCTCGCTCGGGACCTCGTCGTGGACCAGCTGGGTGACAGGACGGCGTCCGAGGCGCTGGGCGCGGGAGCCGATCCGAAGACGGTCTGGGAAGCCGTGTGCCGGGCGCAGGACGTGCCGAGGAGCCGTTGGCTCGGCCGCGACGTCAGGCCGCGCTGA
- the recA gene encoding recombinase RecA codes for MAAPDREKALEAALAQIDKQYGKGSIMRLGDETRAPIETISTSSIALDAALGIGGLPRGRVVEIYGPESSGKTTVALHAVASAQRNGGIAAFIDAEHALDPEYAKRLGVDTDALLVSQPDTGEQALEIMDMLIGSGSIDIVVIDSVAALVPRAEIEGEMGDSHVGLQARLMSQALRKITGRLAQTKTTAIFINQLREKIGVFFGSPETTTGGKALKFYASVRIDVRRIETLKEGVNPVGNRTRAKIVKNKMAPPFKQAEFDILYGYGISREGGLIDVGVENGLVKKSGAWFTYDGDQLGQGKENARKFLKDNPGLADELEQKIRVKLGIGVQPEETDVPKLKAVSSE; via the coding sequence ATGGCCGCTCCAGACCGCGAGAAAGCCCTAGAAGCAGCTCTCGCCCAGATCGACAAGCAGTACGGCAAGGGTTCGATCATGCGTCTCGGCGACGAGACCAGGGCACCCATCGAGACCATCTCCACGAGCTCCATCGCTCTGGATGCGGCCCTCGGCATCGGCGGCCTGCCGCGTGGCAGGGTCGTGGAGATCTACGGTCCCGAGTCGTCGGGTAAGACCACCGTCGCCCTCCACGCCGTGGCCAGCGCCCAGCGCAACGGAGGGATCGCGGCGTTCATCGATGCCGAGCACGCCCTGGATCCCGAGTACGCGAAGAGGCTGGGCGTCGACACGGACGCGCTCCTCGTCTCACAGCCGGACACCGGCGAGCAGGCGCTCGAGATCATGGACATGCTCATCGGGTCCGGCTCGATCGACATCGTCGTCATCGACTCCGTCGCCGCACTCGTGCCCCGCGCCGAGATCGAGGGCGAGATGGGCGACAGCCACGTCGGCCTGCAGGCCCGGCTGATGAGCCAGGCCCTCCGGAAGATCACCGGACGGCTCGCCCAGACCAAGACCACGGCCATCTTCATCAACCAGCTCCGCGAGAAGATCGGTGTGTTCTTCGGAAGCCCCGAGACCACCACGGGCGGCAAGGCGCTGAAGTTCTACGCGTCGGTCCGGATCGACGTGCGACGCATCGAGACGCTGAAGGAAGGCGTCAACCCGGTCGGCAACAGGACGCGCGCCAAGATCGTCAAGAACAAGATGGCCCCGCCCTTCAAGCAGGCAGAGTTCGACATCCTGTACGGCTACGGCATCTCCCGCGAGGGTGGACTCATCGATGTCGGTGTGGAGAACGGGCTGGTCAAGAAGTCCGGCGCCTGGTTCACCTACGACGGCGACCAGCTGGGGCAGGGCAAGGAGAACGCCCGGAAGTTCCTGAAGGACAACCCGGGCCTGGCTGACGAGCTCGAGCAGAAGATCAGGGTCAAGCTGGGCATCGGAGTGCAGCCGGAGGAGACGGACGTACCGAAGCTCAAGGCCGTCAGCAGCGAGTAG
- a CDS encoding regulatory protein RecX, which produces MASGTGPEAAGWGISYGLFGSDSAADPDESEPPPRSRSTRQKPSRSASSSFGRATSTQGRGAPRARSRRGSAGRASFDDPFAPVVGASADADEVSEAAEAPGTGGGDGSRRGARGGDRSPSAGARGGNRAAAAGRTGGTTGDTGDTAPDGDDAPVRSDEQWTSLARSVLLRQLSLGARSRHQLDRKLAEREVPPPIAAALLDRFEEVQLIDDAEFARMWVRTRTAAKSLSRSSLRRELADKGIDAELAEDALLQLSDEDEDGQAREVVRRKLRRSADLSDRAVREKEVRRLVGVLARKGYSPGTAFSIVKGVIAEAE; this is translated from the coding sequence GTGGCATCGGGGACCGGGCCGGAAGCGGCCGGATGGGGGATCTCCTACGGCCTGTTCGGCTCGGACAGTGCAGCTGACCCGGACGAGTCCGAGCCGCCTCCCCGGTCCCGCTCCACGCGCCAGAAGCCGTCGCGGTCGGCGTCCTCCTCCTTCGGCAGGGCGACATCGACGCAGGGGAGGGGAGCGCCGCGTGCCCGGAGCCGCCGGGGCTCGGCAGGCCGGGCGTCCTTCGACGATCCGTTCGCGCCGGTCGTCGGCGCCTCGGCCGATGCCGACGAGGTTTCCGAGGCCGCGGAGGCCCCCGGGACGGGCGGCGGAGACGGCAGTCGTCGGGGGGCGCGCGGCGGTGACCGGTCCCCGTCCGCGGGAGCGCGGGGCGGGAACCGTGCTGCGGCGGCAGGTCGGACCGGCGGCACCACCGGTGATACGGGTGATACCGCTCCTGACGGGGATGACGCTCCCGTCAGGAGCGACGAGCAGTGGACGTCGCTGGCCCGCTCCGTCCTGCTCCGCCAACTGTCGCTGGGCGCGCGGAGCCGTCATCAGCTCGACCGCAAGCTCGCCGAGCGGGAGGTGCCGCCGCCGATCGCCGCAGCCCTCCTCGACCGGTTCGAGGAGGTGCAGCTCATCGATGACGCCGAGTTCGCCCGGATGTGGGTGCGGACCCGCACCGCCGCCAAGTCGCTCTCCCGGTCCTCGCTGCGGCGCGAGCTCGCGGACAAGGGCATCGACGCCGAGCTGGCGGAGGACGCCCTGCTGCAGCTCTCCGACGAGGACGAGGACGGGCAGGCCCGCGAGGTGGTGCGGCGCAAGCTCCGCCGCAGCGCCGATCTCTCGGATCGTGCCGTGCGGGAGAAGGAGGTGCGGCGCCTCGTCGGGGTGCTGGCCCGCAAGGGGTACAGCCCCGGGACGGCGTTCTCGATCGTGAAGGGCGTCATCGCCGAGGCGGAGTGA
- the miaB gene encoding tRNA (N6-isopentenyl adenosine(37)-C2)-methylthiotransferase MiaB yields MSTTLPVPLDETPHGIPAGTPGQRTYEVRTFGCQMNVHDSERISGLLEGAGLSRVEGGQADVVVFNTCAVRENADNKLYGNLGILKAVKEARPDLQIAVGGCLAQKDRETILTKAPWVDAVFGTHNIGALPALLERARHNQDAQLEILESLDVFPSTLPTRRESVYAGWVSISVGCNNTCTFCIVPSLRGKERDRRPGEILAEIEALVADGAVEVTLLGQNVNSYGVEFGDRGAFAKLLRACGSIEGLERVRFTSPHPAAFTDDVIDAMAETPNVMPQLHMPLQSGSDRILKAMRRSYRSSRFLGILDRVRDRMPHAAISTDIIVGFPGETEEDFQATLDVVEQSRFATAFTFQYSKRPGTPAADLPDQLPKAVVQERFERLTALQDRIAREENARQVGAVVEVLVTDQQGRKGGETHRLTGRARDQRLVHFSVPDGAAVPRPGDVVTLPVTEAASFHLLSDPAPGQYAVRRSRAGDAWDRSQADSCGAPAPSDGTAGPDGAPRPVSLGMPSLPVRGGRS; encoded by the coding sequence GTGAGTACGACACTTCCCGTTCCCCTCGACGAGACCCCCCACGGCATCCCGGCCGGTACGCCCGGGCAGCGCACCTACGAGGTGCGGACGTTCGGCTGCCAGATGAACGTGCATGATTCCGAGCGGATCTCCGGGCTGCTCGAGGGCGCGGGGCTCTCCCGCGTGGAGGGCGGCCAGGCGGATGTCGTCGTCTTCAACACCTGCGCCGTCCGCGAGAACGCCGATAACAAGCTGTACGGCAACCTGGGGATCCTCAAGGCGGTCAAGGAGGCCCGGCCGGACCTGCAGATCGCCGTCGGCGGGTGCCTCGCCCAGAAGGACAGAGAGACCATCCTCACGAAGGCACCGTGGGTGGACGCCGTCTTCGGGACGCACAACATCGGCGCGCTACCCGCCCTGCTCGAGCGGGCCCGCCACAACCAGGACGCCCAGCTGGAGATCCTCGAATCCCTCGATGTCTTCCCCTCGACCCTGCCGACGCGGCGCGAGTCGGTCTACGCGGGCTGGGTGTCGATCTCCGTCGGCTGCAACAACACCTGCACCTTCTGCATCGTGCCGTCCCTGCGGGGCAAGGAGCGCGACCGCCGGCCGGGGGAGATCCTCGCCGAGATCGAAGCGCTCGTGGCGGACGGCGCCGTCGAGGTCACGCTCCTCGGCCAGAACGTGAACTCCTACGGCGTCGAATTCGGAGACCGGGGCGCCTTCGCGAAGCTGCTGCGCGCCTGCGGATCGATCGAGGGCCTCGAGCGGGTCCGGTTCACGAGCCCCCACCCGGCAGCGTTCACCGACGACGTGATCGACGCGATGGCCGAGACGCCCAACGTGATGCCGCAGCTGCACATGCCCCTGCAGTCGGGCTCGGACCGCATCCTCAAGGCGATGCGCCGGTCCTACCGGTCCAGCCGCTTCCTCGGCATCCTCGACCGGGTCCGCGACCGGATGCCCCACGCCGCCATCTCCACGGACATCATCGTGGGCTTCCCCGGCGAGACGGAGGAGGACTTCCAGGCCACCCTCGACGTCGTCGAGCAGTCGCGCTTCGCCACGGCCTTCACCTTCCAGTACTCGAAGCGTCCCGGCACGCCCGCGGCGGACCTGCCCGACCAGCTGCCCAAGGCCGTGGTGCAGGAGCGGTTCGAACGGCTGACCGCGCTGCAGGACCGCATCGCCCGCGAGGAGAACGCCCGGCAGGTCGGGGCGGTCGTCGAGGTGCTCGTCACCGACCAGCAGGGCCGCAAGGGCGGCGAGACGCACCGGCTCACCGGGCGGGCACGGGACCAGCGGCTCGTCCACTTCTCGGTCCCCGACGGCGCGGCCGTGCCCCGACCGGGCGACGTCGTGACCCTGCCCGTCACCGAGGCGGCGTCGTTCCACCTGCTGTCCGACCCTGCCCCGGGACAGTACGCGGTGCGCCGCTCCCGCGCGGGCGACGCGTGGGACAGGAGCCAGGCCGACTCCTGCGGCGCTCCTGCCCCGTCCGACGGCACGGCCGGTCCCGACGGTGCCCCGCGGCCGGTCTCGCTGGGCATGCCGTCCCTGCCGGTCCGCGGAGGGCGTTCTTGA
- the miaA gene encoding tRNA (adenosine(37)-N6)-dimethylallyltransferase MiaA has translation MTLPVVAVVGPTGSGKSELGIALARRLDGEIVNADALQFYRGMDIGTAKLLPAERQGIEHHLLDVLDVTQEASVAAYQEDARHVIGDIRARGRVPILVGGSGLYLRAALDRLEFPPTDAGVRARLEAELAATGSTAFRERLRAVDPASAERIDDDRRLVRALEVHEISGRPFSAFMPRREYHQPAVQIGLAVDRDVLRARLADRVHAMVRSGLAREVERLAAAGLRDGRTASRALGYGQFLRVLDGAMTEQDAIEDTIAATRRFARRQLTWFRGDPRVAWTDWQAPGLVDRAVGLVRAHGDLSLGL, from the coding sequence TTGACCCTTCCCGTGGTCGCGGTCGTCGGCCCCACGGGGTCCGGCAAGTCCGAGCTCGGCATCGCCCTGGCCCGGCGCCTCGACGGCGAGATCGTCAACGCCGACGCCCTCCAGTTCTACCGCGGCATGGACATCGGCACGGCCAAGCTGCTCCCGGCGGAGCGGCAGGGCATCGAGCACCACCTCCTCGATGTCCTCGACGTCACGCAGGAGGCGAGCGTCGCCGCCTACCAGGAGGATGCCCGCCACGTCATCGGGGACATCCGTGCCCGCGGGCGGGTGCCCATCCTCGTCGGCGGATCCGGCCTGTACCTCCGTGCCGCCCTCGACCGGCTCGAGTTCCCGCCGACCGACGCCGGCGTCCGGGCCCGGCTCGAGGCGGAGCTCGCCGCCACCGGGAGCACGGCGTTCCGCGAGCGGCTCCGGGCGGTCGACCCGGCGTCCGCCGAACGCATCGACGACGACCGCCGCCTCGTCCGCGCCCTCGAGGTGCACGAGATCAGCGGGCGGCCCTTCAGCGCCTTCATGCCGCGCCGGGAGTACCACCAGCCCGCCGTGCAGATCGGCCTCGCCGTCGACCGGGACGTCCTGCGCGCCCGGCTCGCCGACCGGGTGCACGCGATGGTGCGCAGCGGACTGGCCCGCGAGGTGGAGCGCCTCGCCGCCGCCGGGCTCCGGGACGGGCGGACGGCGTCGCGCGCCCTCGGGTACGGGCAGTTCCTCCGCGTACTGGACGGTGCCATGACGGAGCAGGACGCCATCGAGGACACCATCGCCGCGACCCGCCGGTTCGCCCGGCGCCAGCTCACCTGGTTCCGGGGGGATCCGCGCGTGGCCTGGACGGACTGGCAGGCGCCCGGCCTCGTCGACCGCGCGGTCGGGCTCGTGCGGGCGCACGGGGACCTATCCTTAGGACTGTGA
- the dapF gene encoding diaminopimelate epimerase, which yields MTDYRALAADPGQPAGLSFTKGHGTGNDFVLTLDPDASAPDDAAFVASLCDRHRGIGADGYIRAVRSSALPEGRALLQTDPDAEWFMDYRNADGSVSEMCGNGVRVFAHFLLASSVAELPEGGELAIATRAGVKRVTRSHDGYAVDMGPWEFIHPEAAVARGMDSLVEIGGLDVDRPALSVSMGNPHTVVALAESAELQQTELHRAPGVQPVPPEGTNVELVVPSDPLVGDDGVGRLSMRVHERGVGETQSCGTGACAAAAATRFWAGQGAPARWQVTVPGGVVGVTFFDGPGGREHVLLSGPAVLVAEGVLLPAA from the coding sequence GTGACCGACTACCGCGCCCTCGCCGCCGATCCCGGACAGCCCGCCGGCCTCTCCTTCACCAAGGGCCACGGGACCGGCAACGACTTCGTCCTGACGCTCGATCCCGACGCGTCGGCGCCGGACGACGCCGCCTTCGTCGCCTCGCTCTGCGACCGCCACCGGGGCATCGGCGCCGACGGATACATCAGGGCGGTGCGGTCGTCCGCCCTGCCCGAGGGGCGGGCGCTCCTGCAGACGGACCCCGACGCCGAATGGTTCATGGACTACCGCAACGCCGACGGCTCGGTGTCCGAGATGTGCGGCAACGGCGTGCGCGTCTTCGCACACTTCCTGCTCGCATCCTCGGTGGCCGAGCTGCCCGAGGGCGGCGAGCTCGCCATCGCCACCCGCGCGGGCGTCAAACGCGTGACCCGCTCGCACGACGGCTACGCGGTGGACATGGGTCCGTGGGAATTCATCCATCCCGAGGCGGCCGTGGCCCGCGGCATGGACTCCCTCGTGGAGATCGGCGGACTGGACGTCGACCGCCCGGCGCTGTCGGTCAGCATGGGTAATCCGCACACCGTCGTCGCGCTGGCGGAATCCGCCGAACTCCAGCAGACCGAACTGCATCGGGCTCCGGGGGTCCAGCCCGTCCCGCCGGAGGGGACCAACGTGGAACTCGTGGTGCCCTCGGATCCGCTGGTGGGGGACGACGGCGTCGGCAGGCTCAGCATGCGCGTCCACGAGCGCGGCGTCGGCGAGACCCAGTCCTGCGGCACCGGTGCGTGCGCCGCCGCGGCAGCCACACGATTCTGGGCCGGCCAGGGTGCGCCGGCACGATGGCAGGTGACCGTCCCGGGCGGCGTCGTCGGGGTGACCTTCTTCGACGGCCCCGGCGGTCGCGAGCACGTGCTGCTCAGCGGCCCGGCCGTCCTCGTGGCGGAGGGCGTGCTCCTTCCCGCCGCCTGA
- a CDS encoding class I SAM-dependent methyltransferase: MESQHYFSAQPAGPDTRRPLSVVLAGARRDLVTSSGLFSPDGVDKGTAILLDAVPDPQGRRLLDIGCGWGPIALTMALKAPDAEVYAVDVNERCVALTAENAARLGLGNVAAGTPDAVDGSLVFDTIWSNPPIRIGKQELHALLLHWLPRLAPDGRAWLVVQKNLGADSLQRWLAEELPGGFTVRRAETSKSFRIIEVHRAA; the protein is encoded by the coding sequence ATGGAGTCTCAGCACTATTTCAGCGCCCAGCCGGCGGGACCGGACACGCGCCGACCGCTCTCCGTCGTCCTGGCCGGCGCGCGCCGGGACCTCGTGACGTCGTCGGGCCTGTTCAGCCCCGACGGCGTCGACAAGGGCACCGCGATCCTGCTCGACGCCGTCCCGGACCCGCAGGGGCGCCGCCTGCTGGACATCGGCTGCGGGTGGGGACCGATCGCCCTCACCATGGCCCTGAAGGCGCCCGACGCGGAGGTCTACGCGGTCGACGTCAACGAGCGGTGCGTCGCACTGACCGCGGAGAACGCCGCCCGCCTCGGACTCGGCAATGTAGCGGCCGGCACCCCCGACGCCGTGGACGGGTCGCTCGTGTTCGACACCATCTGGTCCAATCCGCCCATCCGCATCGGGAAGCAGGAACTGCATGCCCTGCTGCTGCACTGGCTCCCGCGCCTCGCTCCGGACGGCCGCGCCTGGCTGGTGGTGCAGAAGAACCTCGGCGCGGACTCACTGCAGCGCTGGCTGGCCGAGGAACTGCCCGGCGGCTTCACGGTCCGGCGCGCGGAGACGTCCAAGTCCTTCCGCATCATCGAGGTGCACCGGGCCGCCTGA
- the hflX gene encoding GTPase HflX, translated as MTENNGHSTGADMGPEEIQAVIDRILASDEAAAAKATKGTSGPGESSAPIEKTWRSRAQALSQDEEPSDADGDQQDLAERRALRRVAGLSTELEDVTEVEYRQLRLERVVLAGLWSEGTAQDAENSLQELAALAETAGSEVLDGIVQRRLKPDPGTFLGSGKAQELKGIVQATGADTVIVDSELSPSQRRGLEDIVKVKVIDRTALILDIFAQHAKSREGKAQVELAQLEYLLPRLRGWGESMSRQAGGQVGSAGSGMGSRGPGETKIELDRRKIRTRMAKLRREIAGMKPARETKRSNRRRNQVPSVAIAGYTNAGKSSLLNRLTDAGVLVENALFATLDPTVRKAETPDGIGYTLADTVGFVRSLPTQLIEAFRSTLEEVADSDLILHVVDASHPDPEGQIAAVRTVLTEVDARKVPEIIVLNKADAADPFVIERLRQREPRSVVVSARTGAGLTELRQLISTNIPRPGVKLDLMVPYERGEILSRLHEEDVEILGLEHVGEGTRLEVMVREGLAAELEAYVRHE; from the coding sequence ATGACCGAGAACAACGGACATTCCACCGGCGCCGACATGGGCCCGGAGGAGATCCAAGCCGTCATCGACCGGATCCTCGCCAGCGACGAAGCTGCGGCGGCCAAGGCGACGAAGGGGACATCAGGGCCGGGGGAGAGCTCCGCGCCGATCGAGAAGACCTGGCGATCACGGGCACAGGCCCTCTCCCAGGACGAGGAGCCGTCGGACGCCGACGGTGACCAGCAGGACCTCGCCGAGCGCCGCGCGCTCCGACGCGTCGCGGGACTGTCCACCGAACTCGAGGACGTCACCGAGGTCGAATACCGGCAGCTCAGGCTGGAGCGGGTGGTCCTCGCCGGCCTATGGAGCGAAGGGACGGCGCAGGACGCCGAGAACTCGCTTCAGGAGCTCGCGGCACTGGCGGAGACTGCGGGCTCCGAGGTGCTCGACGGCATCGTGCAGCGACGCCTCAAGCCGGACCCCGGAACGTTCCTCGGGTCGGGCAAGGCCCAGGAGCTGAAGGGGATCGTCCAGGCCACCGGGGCGGACACCGTGATCGTCGACAGCGAACTCTCGCCGTCGCAGCGTCGCGGTCTGGAGGACATCGTGAAGGTCAAGGTGATCGACCGGACCGCCCTGATCCTCGACATCTTCGCGCAGCACGCCAAGAGCCGTGAGGGCAAGGCCCAGGTGGAACTCGCGCAGCTCGAGTACCTGCTCCCGCGCCTCCGCGGCTGGGGTGAATCGATGTCCCGCCAGGCCGGCGGCCAGGTCGGCAGCGCAGGCTCCGGCATGGGCTCGCGTGGCCCGGGCGAGACGAAGATCGAACTCGACCGGCGCAAGATCCGCACCCGCATGGCGAAGCTCCGCCGCGAGATCGCCGGGATGAAGCCCGCGCGGGAGACCAAGCGTTCCAACCGCCGTCGGAACCAGGTGCCCTCCGTCGCCATCGCCGGCTACACGAATGCCGGCAAGTCGTCCCTGCTGAACCGGCTCACCGACGCCGGCGTCCTCGTCGAGAACGCGCTGTTCGCCACACTGGATCCGACGGTGCGCAAGGCGGAGACGCCGGACGGCATCGGCTACACCCTGGCCGATACGGTCGGGTTCGTCCGCTCGCTGCCCACCCAGCTCATCGAGGCGTTCCGCTCCACCCTGGAGGAGGTCGCCGACTCCGACCTCATCCTGCATGTCGTCGACGCGTCCCACCCCGACCCGGAGGGGCAGATCGCCGCGGTCCGTACCGTGCTGACGGAGGTCGACGCCCGCAAGGTGCCCGAGATCATCGTGCTGAACAAGGCCGACGCCGCCGATCCGTTCGTCATCGAGCGGCTGCGGCAGCGCGAACCGCGGTCCGTCGTCGTCTCGGCGCGGACAGGCGCGGGGCTCACGGAGCTGCGCCAGCTCATCAGCACGAACATCCCCCGCCCCGGCGTGAAGCTCGACCTGATGGTGCCGTACGAGCGTGGGGAGATCCTCAGCCGCCTCCACGAGGAGGACGTCGAGATCCTCGGTCTGGAGCACGTCGGTGAGGGGACCCGCCTCGAGGTGATGGTCCGGGAAGGCCTGGCCGCCGAGCTGGAGGCGTACGTCCGGCATGAGTGA